One window of Oscillibacter hominis genomic DNA carries:
- a CDS encoding septation protein SpoVG family protein — MPRRYGADGTRLWNGKTPEEFTEADAYRFMAETEAVLQRKELMDDPTQPAPASGKEEFYLSKKDDVLLTPEQIAAEERRWLFDAPIAELAEVKGVSIDEAVKMRTDAVLQEAVVPITVSVRPIEPQGKLIGFASVNFGGVVIDDFKVVDGKNGIFLGAPSKPDPASRTGYRATVRIPDRATQERINAAGVEAYHAAVEQLVARAQAVRPAPIKEQMAEAAKQAGKENAARPAPAKAKEARNDR; from the coding sequence ATGCCGAGAAGATACGGGGCAGACGGAACGCGCTTATGGAATGGAAAAACGCCGGAGGAGTTTACTGAGGCAGACGCTTACCGCTTTATGGCGGAAACAGAGGCCGTCCTGCAAAGAAAAGAGTTGATGGACGACCCCACCCAGCCTGCTCCGGCAAGCGGAAAGGAGGAATTTTATCTGAGTAAGAAAGACGATGTATTGCTGACCCCGGAGCAGATTGCTGCGGAGGAACGGCGCTGGCTGTTTGATGCTCCCATCGCGGAGCTTGCGGAAGTCAAGGGCGTTAGCATTGATGAGGCAGTAAAAATGCGGACAGATGCTGTCTTGCAGGAGGCGGTTGTTCCGATCACGGTATCTGTCCGCCCGATTGAGCCGCAGGGAAAACTGATCGGCTTCGCCAGCGTCAATTTTGGCGGTGTGGTCATCGACGATTTTAAGGTTGTGGACGGGAAAAACGGGATTTTCCTCGGCGCTCCCTCTAAACCCGATCCTGCCAGCCGGACGGGATACCGGGCTACGGTTCGGATTCCTGACCGCGCCACACAGGAGCGGATCAATGCGGCTGGTGTGGAGGCGTATCATGCGGCGGTGGAACAGCTTGTTGCACGGGCCCAGGCGGTACGGCCTGCCCCGATCAAGGAGCAGATGGCCGAGGCCGCGAAACAAGCTGGAAAAGAAAATGCCGCCCGGCCTGCACCTGCCAAAGCAAAGGAGGCCCGCAATGACCGATAG
- a CDS encoding Maff2 family mobile element protein, whose product MAFFSSAIDTLQTLVIALGAGLGVWGVVNLLEGYGSDNPGSKSQGMKQLMAGGGIIVIGTTLIPLLSGLF is encoded by the coding sequence ATGGCATTTTTCTCATCTGCAATCGACACTTTACAGACCCTCGTTATTGCTCTCGGTGCTGGCCTTGGCGTGTGGGGCGTGGTTAATCTGCTGGAGGGCTACGGCTCGGATAACCCGGGCTCCAAGTCCCAGGGCATGAAGCAGCTCATGGCGGGCGGCGGCATCATCGTCATTGGCACCACACTGATCCCTCTGCTGTCTGGCCTGTTTTAA
- a CDS encoding DUF7768 domain-containing protein, giving the protein MKRPLAYITAAWLGGDSENAELAAQYCRTVYEAGFSPICPPLYLPLFLNDAVPEEHKSGIDMSRDLLRRSHVLVVCGHSMTESMKNDIAVAQRLGITATTLEGILTVKGQGRR; this is encoded by the coding sequence ATGAAACGACCCCTTGCTTATATCACCGCTGCATGGCTCGGCGGCGATAGTGAAAACGCAGAACTGGCGGCGCAGTATTGCCGCACCGTGTATGAGGCAGGCTTTTCTCCTATTTGTCCGCCTTTGTACTTGCCCCTGTTTCTCAACGATGCTGTTCCCGAGGAGCATAAAAGCGGCATCGACATGAGCCGTGACCTGCTCCGCCGTTCTCATGTGCTGGTTGTCTGCGGGCACAGTATGACCGAATCCATGAAAAATGATATTGCCGTGGCCCAGCGGCTGGGAATTACGGCAACAACCCTTGAGGGTATCCTGACCGTCAAGGGGCAGGGCCGTCGCTGA
- a CDS encoding VirD4-like conjugal transfer protein, CD1115 family: MRTDKIRKYLIPNIPYLFILWACLKLGTAYRLAAGNDFAHKLIGLGQTIGPAFADFAPSLAPLDWLVGIVGAVGFRLLIYFKSKNAKKFRRDAEYGSARWGTEKDIKPFVDPKFENNVILTGTEFLTMNTRPKIPANARNLNCCIIGSSGSGKTRFWLTPQLLQAHSSYVVVDPKGGVLGQVGGFLQKRGYKIKVFNSIDFSKSMHYNPLAYIRNEADILKFVDALISNTKGEGKEGDPFWTKSETLLYCALIAYIIFEGPAADRNMNTLVDMISGMEVKEDDEDFMNAVDYMFAGLEKRKPDCFAVKQYKKYKLASGKTAKSILISCGARLAPFDIPQLREVMAYDELELDRIGDRKTAVFFIISDTTQTYNFLVALAFSQMFNLLCERADNVHGGRLPHHVRVLWDEAANTGQVPQLEKLVAVIRSREVSLCLLYQQLAQCKAIYDKHAETILGNMDSVVFLGGREASTIKEISENWLGKATISMQTDSRSRGQSESYSQNTQRLGRELMTPAELATMPGDKCILQLRGLPPFFSPKYDLKRHPNYRYTAEADKQKNAFDLDRLINRRRRPGLNEACTMYEVTVPDDALTEEDEDILNYDDIDDPDAFA; the protein is encoded by the coding sequence ATGAGGACAGATAAGATCAGAAAATATCTCATTCCGAACATTCCCTATCTATTCATCCTGTGGGCGTGCCTCAAGCTGGGAACGGCCTACCGGCTGGCGGCGGGGAACGATTTTGCACATAAGCTCATCGGGCTGGGCCAGACGATTGGCCCGGCCTTTGCTGACTTTGCACCCAGTCTTGCTCCGCTGGATTGGCTTGTTGGTATTGTAGGCGCAGTTGGTTTCCGGCTGCTGATCTATTTCAAAAGCAAGAACGCTAAGAAGTTTCGGCGGGATGCAGAATACGGCAGCGCCCGGTGGGGAACGGAAAAAGACATCAAACCGTTTGTCGATCCGAAGTTTGAAAACAACGTGATTTTGACCGGGACAGAGTTTCTCACGATGAACACCCGTCCGAAAATTCCCGCAAATGCCCGAAACCTGAATTGCTGCATTATCGGCTCGTCCGGCTCCGGCAAAACCCGCTTCTGGCTCACGCCCCAGCTTTTACAGGCTCATTCCTCTTATGTGGTGGTCGATCCGAAAGGTGGTGTGCTGGGACAGGTCGGGGGTTTCCTGCAAAAACGCGGGTACAAAATCAAGGTATTCAACAGCATAGATTTTTCAAAATCCATGCACTATAACCCGCTGGCGTATATCCGCAACGAGGCCGATATTCTGAAATTCGTGGATGCTCTGATTTCCAACACCAAGGGCGAAGGCAAGGAAGGTGATCCATTCTGGACAAAATCGGAAACGCTTTTGTACTGCGCCCTGATTGCCTACATCATTTTCGAGGGGCCTGCCGCGGATCGGAACATGAATACCCTTGTGGATATGATTTCCGGCATGGAGGTCAAGGAGGATGACGAGGATTTTATGAACGCGGTGGACTATATGTTTGCCGGGCTCGAAAAGCGTAAGCCGGATTGCTTCGCGGTCAAACAGTATAAAAAGTACAAATTGGCCAGCGGCAAGACGGCAAAAAGCATTTTGATTTCCTGCGGTGCGCGACTGGCTCCCTTTGACATCCCGCAGCTTCGTGAAGTCATGGCCTATGACGAATTGGAGCTTGACCGCATCGGAGATCGGAAAACGGCGGTATTCTTCATCATTTCCGATACAACGCAGACCTACAACTTTTTAGTGGCGCTTGCATTTTCGCAGATGTTCAACCTCCTGTGTGAACGGGCGGACAATGTTCACGGTGGCCGCCTGCCGCACCATGTACGGGTGCTGTGGGACGAGGCAGCCAACACGGGACAGGTGCCCCAGCTCGAAAAGCTGGTCGCGGTCATCCGCTCCCGTGAGGTGAGTTTGTGCTTGTTGTATCAGCAGTTGGCACAATGCAAGGCCATTTACGATAAGCACGCCGAGACAATCCTCGGCAACATGGACAGCGTGGTGTTCCTTGGTGGCCGCGAAGCCAGCACCATCAAGGAAATATCCGAGAACTGGCTGGGAAAAGCCACAATCAGTATGCAGACCGACAGCCGCTCCCGTGGTCAGTCGGAAAGCTACAGTCAAAATACCCAGCGGCTGGGCCGGGAACTGATGACCCCAGCCGAACTTGCAACCATGCCGGGAGATAAATGTATTTTGCAGCTTCGGGGCCTGCCCCCGTTCTTCTCTCCCAAGTATGATCTGAAACGGCATCCGAACTACCGCTATACGGCGGAGGCCGATAAACAGAAAAACGCTTTTGACCTCGACAGGCTCATTAACCGCCGCAGGCGGCCCGGTCTGAACGAGGCGTGTACGATGTATGAGGTGACTGTGCCGGACGATGCACTCACGGAAGAGGACGAGGACATCCTCAACTATGATGACATCGACGATCCAGACGCCTTTGCATAA
- a CDS encoding DNA-methyltransferase, translating into MTDSRTLGQSVPKEGLFLMDGIEGLRSLPKHSVDMLLTDPPYGTTRNYWDVPLPLPELWEAVKWAVKPNGAVLFFAQCPFDKVLGASNLAMLRYEWIWYKERGTGFLNANRAPLKKSENILVFYQKSPVYNPQFTYGKPYARVHSRSGTSSNYGKFERQGSEPNDGRRYPGNVLFVPTVSGGIHPTQKPVELCEYLIRTYTHPGELVADICVGSGTTAIAAINTERRFVCFETAPSFYAAASERIRAAQAVKSSGEKGV; encoded by the coding sequence ATGACCGATAGCCGCACTTTGGGACAAAGTGTCCCGAAGGAGGGCTTGTTTCTCATGGACGGCATCGAGGGCCTGCGTTCTTTGCCAAAACATAGCGTGGATATGCTGCTGACTGATCCGCCCTACGGCACAACCCGGAATTATTGGGATGTGCCCCTGCCGCTCCCGGAGCTGTGGGAGGCGGTGAAATGGGCGGTCAAGCCGAATGGCGCAGTGCTGTTTTTCGCACAGTGCCCCTTTGACAAGGTGCTGGGCGCATCCAACCTCGCCATGCTCCGCTATGAGTGGATTTGGTACAAGGAGCGCGGAACGGGCTTTCTCAATGCAAACCGGGCTCCACTGAAAAAGTCCGAGAATATCTTGGTGTTTTACCAGAAGTCCCCGGTCTACAATCCGCAGTTTACTTATGGCAAGCCTTATGCCCGCGTACATTCCCGAAGCGGTACAAGCTCCAACTATGGAAAATTTGAACGGCAGGGATCGGAGCCCAACGATGGCCGCCGCTATCCCGGAAATGTACTATTTGTGCCTACGGTGTCCGGCGGCATCCACCCCACGCAGAAGCCCGTGGAGCTCTGCGAGTATCTGATCCGCACCTATACCCATCCCGGAGAACTGGTCGCGGACATTTGCGTTGGCTCCGGCACAACCGCGATTGCAGCTATCAACACAGAACGTCGCTTTGTATGCTTTGAAACGGCCCCGTCCTTTTATGCCGCCGCCAGTGAGCGCATCCGTGCGGCGCAGGCAGTAAAAAGTTCTGGCGAGAAAGGAGTGTAA
- a CDS encoding PcfB family protein translates to MIDEDISRRTIAISVKTTKLTARGLAYVLGMVGRKIRKAYRGRQVPHGKQSVRKLMAHGTATNSIELSGDAKSFDRVARKWNVDYAFYKTGPDKYLLFFKAGQADAMTACFSEYSRKVLSKAKSNRVPIREQLQQSADQLSKEKPKQKERAKEVAHEDR, encoded by the coding sequence CTGATTGATGAAGATATTTCCCGGCGCACGATAGCCATATCCGTAAAAACAACCAAGCTGACGGCGCGGGGACTGGCGTATGTGCTGGGCATGGTGGGCCGGAAGATCCGCAAGGCATACCGTGGGCGGCAAGTACCGCATGGAAAACAAAGTGTGCGAAAGCTCATGGCCCACGGTACAGCCACCAACAGCATTGAGCTATCCGGGGATGCCAAGTCCTTTGACCGCGTGGCCCGGAAATGGAATGTAGACTATGCGTTCTATAAAACCGGGCCGGACAAATACCTGCTGTTTTTCAAGGCTGGACAGGCAGACGCAATGACCGCCTGCTTTTCTGAGTATTCCCGGAAGGTGTTAAGCAAAGCAAAATCGAACCGTGTTCCCATCCGGGAACAACTGCAACAGTCGGCAGATCAGCTTTCCAAAGAAAAGCCGAAGCAGAAAGAACGTGCAAAGGAGGTGGCCCATGAGGACAGATAA
- a CDS encoding antirestriction protein ArdA: MATLFEAYVTNAGKYSEGQLVGETLKFPTTAQEVEALLKRIGVDGVRYQEIFITSFDGDVLGLYDHLSEYENLDELNHLACLLSELTSSELETLEAVLDSGDHCSSVRDIINLTQNLDCYGFYPGVSDEETLGRIYVDDLEMLDVPDQVKPYFDYEAYGRDACIHENGHFAPGGYVVKESDHFVEVYHGLQDIPKEHKVFSFPKLSIREQMAAYQEIIDGSSLEGYRQMQKKDRGDR; the protein is encoded by the coding sequence ATGGCGACCCTGTTTGAAGCCTACGTTACCAACGCCGGAAAGTACAGCGAGGGCCAGCTTGTGGGTGAAACACTGAAATTTCCCACAACCGCCCAGGAGGTGGAGGCTCTCTTGAAACGGATCGGCGTGGATGGCGTCCGCTATCAGGAAATTTTTATTACCTCTTTCGATGGGGATGTGCTGGGGCTCTATGACCATTTGAGCGAGTATGAAAATCTGGACGAGCTTAATCATCTGGCCTGCCTGCTTTCCGAGCTTACCTCATCGGAGCTGGAAACACTGGAGGCCGTCCTCGACAGCGGCGATCACTGTTCTTCGGTGCGGGACATCATCAATCTGACACAAAATCTGGACTGTTACGGCTTTTACCCCGGCGTATCCGATGAGGAAACGCTGGGGCGTATTTATGTGGACGATCTGGAAATGTTGGATGTGCCGGATCAGGTAAAACCGTATTTCGATTATGAGGCGTATGGCCGGGATGCCTGCATCCACGAAAACGGCCATTTTGCCCCGGGCGGCTATGTTGTCAAAGAAAGCGATCATTTCGTGGAAGTGTATCACGGCTTGCAGGATATTCCCAAGGAGCATAAGGTGTTCTCTTTCCCGAAGCTCTCTATCCGGGAGCAAATGGCCGCTTATCAGGAAATCATAGACGGTTCTTCTTTGGAGGGCTACCGTCAAATGCAGAAAAAAGACCGTGGGGATCGGTGA
- a CDS encoding VirB6/TrbL-like conjugal transfer protein, CD1112 family yields MDFLTDWLTNWLKELLIGGIMGNLEGLFDTVNTQVGEIAAQVGTTPAAWHAGVFSLIRQLSETVILPIAGMVLTFVATYELIQMLLEKNNMHEVDVANLYKWMFKTACAILILSNTFNIVMAVFDVSQSVIAQAGGLIQGSTDVSADMLAELETSLEAMDLGPLLGLWLQSALIGFTMKAMGIIIFVLVYGRMLEIYLLTSLAPIPVATLSNRELGGTGQNYIKSLFAVGFQGLLILVCVAIYAVLIQGIATGGDPIGAIWGTVGYTVLLCFMLFKTGSIAQRIFGAH; encoded by the coding sequence ATGGATTTTCTCACCGACTGGCTCACAAACTGGCTCAAAGAGCTTCTGATTGGCGGGATCATGGGGAACCTCGAAGGTCTTTTTGATACTGTCAATACCCAAGTCGGAGAGATTGCGGCACAGGTAGGGACTACCCCGGCGGCGTGGCACGCCGGGGTTTTCTCCCTGATCCGACAGCTTTCCGAAACGGTGATCCTGCCGATTGCCGGAATGGTGCTGACCTTTGTTGCCACTTATGAGCTCATACAGATGCTTTTGGAAAAGAACAATATGCACGAGGTTGACGTTGCGAACCTCTATAAATGGATGTTCAAAACAGCCTGTGCAATCCTGATCCTGTCAAACACATTCAATATCGTTATGGCCGTGTTCGATGTCTCGCAGAGCGTCATCGCGCAGGCAGGCGGGCTCATTCAAGGCTCTACCGATGTTTCGGCGGATATGCTTGCTGAACTGGAAACCTCGCTGGAGGCGATGGACTTGGGGCCGCTTTTGGGGCTGTGGCTGCAGTCTGCGCTCATTGGCTTCACAATGAAGGCGATGGGAATTATCATTTTCGTTTTGGTGTATGGCAGGATGCTGGAAATCTATCTGCTGACCAGTCTGGCCCCCATCCCCGTTGCTACGCTTTCCAACCGGGAGCTTGGCGGCACCGGGCAGAACTACATCAAGTCCCTGTTTGCCGTGGGCTTTCAAGGGCTGCTGATCCTTGTATGTGTTGCAATTTACGCAGTGCTCATTCAAGGCATCGCAACAGGCGGCGATCCCATTGGGGCGATTTGGGGAACTGTGGGCTACACGGTTCTGCTTTGCTTCATGCTCTTTAAGACCGGGAGCATTGCCCAGCGTATCTTTGGCGCTCATTAA
- a CDS encoding VirB4-like conjugal transfer ATPase, CD1110 family produces MKNTKKKNGAAAKGKGRATLSAQQTIPYLSMHPDGVCKLPGGLYTKTVEYEDINYSVASTEDQTAIFSGWSSFLNYFDSSLPFQLSFINRRSHSRSRYQVNIPKADDNYNSVRDEFTGMLKNQIAKSNNGIERSKYITFGIPAEGIAEARPRLERVEADVMGNFKRLGVPSEPMDGRARLALLHSQMHPGSREAFRFSWKDIPQTGLGTKDFIAPDSLDFRQSRTFRIGQYWGAVSYLQIMASELSDKLLAEILELDAEMTVTMHIQTVDQLKAIKTIKGKISDIGKMKVEEQRKAVRSGYDPDILPPDLITFSKDAAELLADLQSRNERMFLLTFTVVNLAPTRQRLENDVFTVGGIAQKYNCALRRLDWQQEQGFVSSLALGYNEVEIQRGMTTSSTAIFIPFMTRELRMAGQALYYGMNALSHNVIMADRKKLKSANGMYLGSTGSGKSFAAKRELLNVFLTIPQDRIIVVDPMGEYAPLVRRLGGQVIEIAPDSPHHLNPMDVELNMAAGESPLSMKADFLLSLCELVVGGKEGLQPIEKTVIDRCVRLVYREQALGLETAKTPLLQDLYEELLRQPEPEARRVATALELYCTGSLNLFNHPTNVKTDSRVVCIVLKNMGENLRKIAMHITNEFVSQAVDQNFHEGAATWCYFDEFHILLRDPLTASYFVAVWKMLRKKGCVPSALTQNVKDLLASREIENILDNTDFMILLSQAQSDRTILAKQLGISEHQLSYITHSNSGEGLLFYGNVTIPFVDRFPRGEIYDLLTTRPEDMKNETKNE; encoded by the coding sequence TTGAAAAACACAAAGAAGAAAAACGGAGCCGCCGCCAAGGGTAAAGGCCGGGCGACCCTGTCTGCCCAACAGACAATCCCGTATCTGTCCATGCACCCGGACGGTGTGTGCAAGCTCCCGGGTGGGCTCTATACAAAAACTGTGGAATATGAGGACATCAATTACTCCGTGGCATCCACCGAGGATCAGACTGCCATATTCAGCGGATGGAGTTCATTTCTCAACTACTTTGACAGTTCGCTGCCGTTCCAGCTTTCCTTTATCAACCGTCGTTCCCATTCCCGCAGCCGCTATCAGGTCAATATCCCGAAAGCGGATGACAACTATAACAGCGTCCGGGACGAGTTTACCGGGATGCTGAAAAATCAGATTGCCAAAAGCAATAACGGCATTGAACGCTCAAAATACATCACCTTTGGCATACCCGCCGAGGGGATTGCGGAGGCACGGCCCCGTCTGGAGCGTGTGGAGGCTGATGTCATGGGAAACTTTAAGCGGCTGGGCGTTCCCTCGGAGCCTATGGACGGGCGGGCCCGCCTTGCGCTGCTTCATAGCCAGATGCATCCGGGGAGCCGCGAGGCGTTCCGCTTTTCGTGGAAAGACATCCCGCAGACCGGGCTCGGCACAAAAGACTTTATTGCCCCGGACAGTCTCGACTTCCGCCAGTCCCGAACATTCCGTATCGGCCAGTATTGGGGCGCGGTGTCCTACTTGCAGATTATGGCATCAGAGCTTTCGGATAAGCTGCTGGCGGAAATCTTGGAGCTGGATGCAGAAATGACTGTGACCATGCACATTCAGACCGTGGATCAGCTCAAGGCAATCAAGACCATCAAGGGGAAAATCTCGGACATCGGAAAAATGAAAGTAGAGGAACAGAGAAAGGCTGTGCGCTCCGGCTATGACCCGGATATTCTTCCCCCTGACCTGATCACATTCAGCAAGGACGCAGCGGAGCTTTTGGCTGATTTGCAATCCCGCAATGAACGAATGTTTCTGCTGACCTTTACGGTGGTAAACCTTGCCCCTACTCGCCAGCGGCTGGAAAACGATGTGTTTACCGTGGGCGGCATCGCGCAGAAATACAACTGCGCTCTGCGCCGTCTGGACTGGCAACAGGAACAGGGATTTGTTTCTTCGCTGGCCCTTGGTTACAACGAGGTAGAAATCCAGCGCGGTATGACAACCAGCTCCACAGCCATCTTTATCCCCTTTATGACAAGGGAGCTCCGCATGGCGGGGCAGGCCCTCTACTATGGCATGAACGCACTTTCTCACAATGTCATCATGGCTGACCGCAAAAAGCTGAAGTCGGCAAACGGGATGTATTTGGGTTCTACGGGCTCCGGCAAGAGCTTTGCTGCAAAGCGTGAGCTCTTGAATGTGTTTCTCACCATCCCGCAGGATCGGATCATCGTGGTTGACCCGATGGGCGAATACGCTCCGCTGGTGCGAAGGCTGGGCGGCCAGGTGATCGAGATTGCCCCGGACAGCCCGCACCACCTCAATCCGATGGATGTGGAGCTCAATATGGCCGCCGGAGAAAGCCCGCTTTCCATGAAGGCGGATTTTCTTTTGTCCCTGTGCGAGCTGGTGGTCGGCGGCAAGGAAGGCTTGCAGCCCATTGAAAAGACGGTCATTGACCGCTGTGTGCGTTTGGTGTACCGGGAACAGGCGCTCGGACTGGAAACTGCAAAAACACCGCTGTTGCAGGATTTGTACGAAGAGCTCTTACGCCAGCCGGAGCCCGAAGCCCGGCGCGTGGCAACTGCCTTAGAGCTTTATTGCACAGGCTCCCTCAATCTCTTTAACCATCCTACCAACGTCAAGACGGACAGCCGTGTGGTGTGCATCGTTCTGAAAAACATGGGCGAAAACCTTAGAAAGATTGCAATGCACATCACAAATGAGTTTGTTTCGCAGGCGGTGGATCAGAACTTCCACGAGGGTGCGGCAACTTGGTGCTACTTTGACGAGTTTCATATCCTGCTCCGCGATCCGCTGACAGCCAGCTACTTTGTGGCAGTCTGGAAAATGCTGCGTAAAAAAGGATGTGTGCCGTCTGCTTTGACGCAGAACGTCAAAGACCTTTTGGCCAGCCGGGAAATCGAGAACATTCTGGACAACACGGATTTTATGATTCTGCTTTCGCAGGCGCAGAGTGACCGTACCATTCTGGCAAAACAGCTCGGTATTTCCGAGCATCAGCTTTCCTATATCACACACAGCAATTCCGGCGAGGGGCTGTTGTTCTATGGAAATGTAACCATTCCGTTTGTGGATCGGTTCCCTCGCGGAGAAATCTATGACCTGCTGACTA
- a CDS encoding MT-A70 family methyltransferase: MIYADPPWRYSAKKVQGAAENHYPTMSIEELCALPVADLAAPDSALFLWATFPQLPEALRLIEAWGFTYKSVAFVWLKKNKKADSWFYGLGFWTRGNAEICLLATKGHPKRQAANIHQFIISPIEAHSKKPDEARAKIISLMGDLPRVELFARQTPPGWAVWGNEVTPTIPDFGTHCPEVQKGV; the protein is encoded by the coding sequence ATCATTTACGCCGATCCCCCTTGGCGCTACTCGGCTAAGAAAGTACAGGGCGCGGCGGAAAACCATTATCCCACTATGAGCATTGAGGAGTTATGTGCGTTGCCTGTGGCTGATCTTGCAGCCCCGGACAGCGCACTCTTTTTATGGGCCACTTTCCCGCAGCTCCCGGAGGCGCTCCGGCTGATCGAGGCTTGGGGCTTCACCTATAAATCCGTTGCTTTCGTCTGGCTGAAAAAGAACAAGAAGGCGGATAGCTGGTTTTACGGCCTTGGCTTCTGGACAAGGGGCAATGCAGAAATCTGCCTGCTGGCAACCAAGGGCCACCCAAAGCGGCAGGCTGCCAACATTCATCAATTCATCATTTCCCCGATTGAAGCCCATAGCAAAAAGCCGGACGAGGCCCGCGCCAAAATCATTTCCCTGATGGGCGATCTGCCCCGCGTGGAGCTCTTTGCCAGGCAGACCCCGCCCGGCTGGGCTGTATGGGGAAATGAAGTAACACCAACCATCCCGGACTTTGGGACACATTGTCCCGAAGTACAGAAAGGAGTGTGA
- a CDS encoding PrgI family protein: MPYVNVPNDLSKIKTKMAFNLTKRQLACFGSAGAVGIPAYLLTRGTLGNTGAMFLMLGIMLPAFLLAMYEKDGLPFEKVVRNIIRAKFLRPGIRAYRTENIYAPFAGPGAGKEDVIEKHKEEKRSRRQG, from the coding sequence ATGCCCTATGTAAACGTACCAAACGATTTATCCAAAATCAAAACAAAGATGGCTTTCAACCTCACCAAACGCCAGCTTGCCTGCTTCGGCAGCGCGGGCGCAGTGGGGATTCCGGCCTATCTGCTGACCCGTGGCACCCTCGGCAATACCGGGGCGATGTTTCTCATGCTGGGAATTATGCTCCCGGCGTTCCTGCTGGCCATGTATGAAAAGGACGGCTTGCCCTTTGAAAAGGTTGTGCGAAACATCATCCGGGCCAAGTTTCTAAGGCCGGGGATCAGGGCCTACCGAACCGAAAACATTTATGCGCCCTTTGCCGGGCCGGGCGCTGGAAAGGAGGATGTGATTGAAAAACACAAAGAAGAAAAACGGAGCCGCCGCCAAGGGTAA